TAACGTAGGTTTCATAGTTTGTTTCCCCTTCTGATTAGGGAGAGTTGTTTGTACTTGTTCTAGTGCATTTCTTAACTGTCGTTGTCCTAAGCTGTAGACCATCAAACACAAGGCCATGATCATGGCTAAGGCAGCGATACGCCGAGGTGTCTTCAGGAAAACACTAGAGGCAAAGAAGAGTGGATCTTTGATAAAGCGAAAGCCTCCTTCACACGCCTGCTGGTTCTTATACTCGCGCAGAATATCATCATTGCTCCATTGCTCTTGTTCCAAGAGATTGGTGGCTAAGATGAAACGACCTGCTTGCCGCCGATAGCGTTCGATGACTGGCTCATTGAGGGTTAAGGTAGCCTCAATAGAATAGGTGTAGTGAGTCACAACCGTTGCTTTTGTCGGTCGTCCAGCCTTTGAATAATGAGGTTTTTTGTGGATTTTGAGATCGTCAAGGGTGTGATACCTGAGGATTTTGCCAAAATCTTGGGCTGCAGCTAAAGCATCTGCAGGGCACAAGAAGGTCTGTTTGCAGAGGGTTTTAAGTGCAGTAGTTTTTTGGCTAAACGCCTGATCAATCCGCTTTTGCACTTGTTTGAGTCCAGAGTCTCTGCGAGCTTTACTTTCAACCACCAGCCACCGTTGTTGAATCTCTCCATAGGTACTACATACTTCGACAAAGCTATAGCCGTTGAGAGCACTGGGGTGAAACTGTGAACCCGGCAGCCCTTGTAATAAGTCTTGGGCTGCCGTTGAACTTGCTGGAACTCGGCTAATCCAAGATGTACTTCCTAATGCTTGCAGATTGTCGGCACTGTAGAGGGCACTATCAGCAACAATCACCTCTGGCTGTTGCTGACTCCACTGTTGCTTAAATTCATGGATGATAGGCACAAACGTACTTTTGTCCGCATCATTACCGTTGCCCACTTGTAAAAATAAAGGAATACCCCCGTCCCCACTCACCAGTAGGTTCAATACAAACTGCTTGAGATCACGACGATTGTCCCGTGAGTAGCCGTAGGTGATTTTCACGGGTATCGGCTCCTCTGATTCAGCCAGTGCAGGGGAGGGGGACTCAGGTGCAGAGGGGGATTCGTCTGACGCCTCAACCTGTGGTTTATCTAAGTATTGCCCCTCAACACTAAGGCTTGTCGCATCTAGATGCGCACACCTTAGAGCTACATCGAATTTCTGAACGACTGCCATTGCCACATGGATAAATATCTGGGTCACACCATAGGCATAGAGCTTGTCGAGGACTCGACCGATACGGGTATCGTTGAGGTGCTCTGGCAGTACACCTTGACCGAGTAAGTGCTCGGTTGCTTTGCTTTCGAAAAACTCACTAAATAAGTACAATGGAGCACTCAAAAAGCCCATACCATTTAGAATCAGGGCTTTGACAACTTGACCACAACTAACATTCTCTTGCTCGTGAGTACCTAATAATCGATCCACTATTTCGACAATGCCGATCTCATCGACGATACCGGCAATAATACCGAGATGGTCAATATCCTGAACGTCTATCTCTTGAGGTGAATACATGGACTTGCGTTGAGAGACAACCTCAAAATTATCCCTTGATGGTTAGTACCTGCTGAATGTCGGTTACTATTGTAATCTATCTGAAAAACTTTTCTTGTGCTATTCCAACTACTGTAAACAGCAATTAAAACTATATATAAGAATGTAAATATGGCTCTGGCATATAGGTTTAATTCACCTATATTCATCAACTAAAATAGGACAGATAAAGTCTTGAGAGTATTATTGCTATAAAGTGGGCAAGCAGGACATAAACCTCGTCCAGCTTGAAAGCAAGAGTTTTATGAGATGCCTATAAGCCTTTAGGAGGTATGGTTTAGGTACTTAAGTAGCCCCCCTGAAAACTATGGGTCTCAATATGGACAAGGGCTAGTAATTCTGCAGCAAGACACTTGCCATTGATCATAAAACAATTCATCAGCTCACAGCATTCGCCAAGCTAGCATGAAGTCCTAAGAAAAAGGCGATCGAGCAGCAACATATACTTGATTTACCTTCAGGTATTAACTAGCTCAGCAGATGCTGATTTTGCTGTGGGGGGTTGCCAGATAGCAGCTTTGATCAAAGCCCAAATCAGAGAAACATTATAAATGGCCCAAGCAGAGTTAAGAAGATGAAGGCCAGGGTTATCTAAATCACCCATTGCATATCGAATTAGACTCACGGAAAGTCCTAATACAGTCAGAACAACAACCGTGATCTGAGGTATCACCAGGCCAACATACATGCCAGATTGACGTTGTTTAGGAGTAACTTGAAACTTAACAGGTCTCCCTGTGAATACACTCCAAACTGCCTTAATAAAGAGTGGAAAGAGGGCGATGGCAAATTGTTCTGCTCGCCATAACTCATTCTTCTTAATGCCCCAAGCGGCGGCCATAAAGGTAATCCGATTGAGAATGAAGGCAGGTACAAAATGGATGGCAAACGCCAAGCCATAGGTCTGTACGGGTATTGCTTCAGTAAAAAAGTAAATCAGCGGACAAGCAATGAAGATCAGGGTAAAAAATCCAGAGAAGTAACTATACATGGTCTGGAAATATTGCAGCTGCTGCCAAACGGTAAGACCTTTTTTTGCCAGGGGATTTTCTTGCAACAGGACCTGAACAGTGCCCTGTGCCCATCGAAGTCGCTGTTTTAGGGTAGAGCTCAGGTCATCTGGTGCTAAGCCAACCGCTAATACTTCATGGTGATACACTGACTTCCATCCTGCAGCATGGAGTCGCATGGCTGTATTCATGTCTTCCGTAATACTGGCACTGGAGACACCCCCCACCAACTCAAACTCCTCTAGGCGTTTTTGATCGGCGATATATTCATCCGCGAAATTTTGTAGCCCGGTGGTAACCAATGCTTCGCGACGTAAAACAGCATTTGTGCCCGTGTAAAAGGCTGAACTCATGCCATCCTTGCCCTGTTGAATTGGACCATAGAACAATCGAGCTTGATGACCGAAAGGGTCACCGGGAGGAAGATTATAGAAGTCTTGTGGGGTTTGGACAAAGGCAATATCGCTGTCTTTGTATGCCCCCTCTTGCATACTGTAATCAAAGAAATAGGGCAGTGCTCGCTGAAGAAAATGAGGTTTAGGAATATGGTCGGCATCTAGGGTCAAGATCAGATCGCCGGTTGTTTCTCCAGAAAACAAGGCATAGTTAATATTGCCTGCTTTAGCATGATGGGGTTTCCCTTTAGGCTTAGGACGGGCAATATATCGGCTGCGCGCTAGGTCAACTAATTCCTGTTCTTTTTGCTCAATGGTGCGCTGTAAGACCTTGACTTCTGCTTTTAGATAGTCAGCCACTGAGCCATATTGATGATTGAGCAGACGGGTACTCTGTTGGAGGCTATGGAGATAACCCACTAACTGCTGATTTTGATCTTGAACGCCAGTTGCTTCTGGCGCAAAGAACTTGATGGCAATTAAACACTGACGTTTATCGGGAGTGGGGTTATAGCTGACAAAGTCAGTGAATTGGCTCATGATGCCAAAGCCTCTCCCCCC
The Acaryochloris marina S15 genome window above contains:
- a CDS encoding IS1634 family transposase; this translates as MYSPQEIDVQDIDHLGIIAGIVDEIGIVEIVDRLLGTHEQENVSCGQVVKALILNGMGFLSAPLYLFSEFFESKATEHLLGQGVLPEHLNDTRIGRVLDKLYAYGVTQIFIHVAMAVVQKFDVALRCAHLDATSLSVEGQYLDKPQVEASDESPSAPESPSPALAESEEPIPVKITYGYSRDNRRDLKQFVLNLLVSGDGGIPLFLQVGNGNDADKSTFVPIIHEFKQQWSQQQPEVIVADSALYSADNLQALGSTSWISRVPASSTAAQDLLQGLPGSQFHPSALNGYSFVEVCSTYGEIQQRWLVVESKARRDSGLKQVQKRIDQAFSQKTTALKTLCKQTFLCPADALAAAQDFGKILRYHTLDDLKIHKKPHYSKAGRPTKATVVTHYTYSIEATLTLNEPVIERYRRQAGRFILATNLLEQEQWSNDDILREYKNQQACEGGFRFIKDPLFFASSVFLKTPRRIAALAMIMALCLMVYSLGQRQLRNALEQVQTTLPNQKGKQTMKPTLRWILQCFQAVHLVWLDGAKHLIKLNSRQQLILPFLGKGCKKYYLLC
- a CDS encoding glycosyltransferase family 2 protein, coding for MTNAVPIIENTPAFSGNIRIRLKDRTLLFRFLVIINLIFGGWYLQWRILNSVNFNALWIAIPLLLAEIYSYIGGVMFFIGLWRPIIRDAKPLRQMRPALPEAKWPRVDVFITCYNEPVEMVRETAKAALSMDYPATKLKVYVLDDGNSPQMRQMSEQLCIGDLQTPQLRAAADEINSQRLHLKAQLQHLQSLVSEIAAGEEQLKSHTLTLETKRENAQAALDWFGQLQQPHIPMKPWLELQTVLGEGVDNVLKYAHKDLPHTTPIDLELNISSNVLVLQIWDRGPGLDNPDKIFKSLEDVDLMDEGGRGFGIMSQFTDFVSYNPTPDKRQCLIAIKFFAPEATGVQDQNQQLVGYLHSLQQSTRLLNHQYGSVADYLKAEVKVLQRTIEQKEQELVDLARSRYIARPKPKGKPHHAKAGNINYALFSGETTGDLILTLDADHIPKPHFLQRALPYFFDYSMQEGAYKDSDIAFVQTPQDFYNLPPGDPFGHQARLFYGPIQQGKDGMSSAFYTGTNAVLRREALVTTGLQNFADEYIADQKRLEEFELVGGVSSASITEDMNTAMRLHAAGWKSVYHHEVLAVGLAPDDLSSTLKQRLRWAQGTVQVLLQENPLAKKGLTVWQQLQYFQTMYSYFSGFFTLIFIACPLIYFFTEAIPVQTYGLAFAIHFVPAFILNRITFMAAAWGIKKNELWRAEQFAIALFPLFIKAVWSVFTGRPVKFQVTPKQRQSGMYVGLVIPQITVVVLTVLGLSVSLIRYAMGDLDNPGLHLLNSAWAIYNVSLIWALIKAAIWQPPTAKSASAELVNT